The stretch of DNA GCATCCAACACTTTATTCTTATTATAACCCCAGGTTACGATCGCATTCCAGCTTAAGTCTTTCACAATCGATGCACGATAATTAAGTGTCACCTCGAATCCTGAGTTACGCATACTCGCCCAGTTAACTACTTTTTGAACATAACCTGTTACATATGAAGATGGAACGGTACCAATCAGGTCGAAATTCTCACGATCATAATACTCGATCGTTCCTGTTAAACGATTAAAAAATCCAAAATCGAGGCCCACGTTATAAGCATGCTCTTTTTCCCATTTCAAATCAGGGTTATCCGGAGAGGCGATATTAAGCGTACTTTCATTGGCTTCATTATCAAAACGATTAGTTTTGCCGTAATACACCAACATCTCAGAACTACCAATGTTATTCACGTTACCACGTAAACCATAAGAAGTTCGAAGCTTCAACAAGTTTATCCATGTAGCCTGTTCAAGGAAATTCTCTTTATCAATATTCCATGCAGCACTTAACTGCCACGTTGGGAAAAATTTAAAACGTTGAGATTTACCCATTTTATTGGAACCATCTGAACGCAATGATGCAGAAAAGTTGTACCTGTCGTGTAATGTATAATCAGAATTCACAAACCATGAAAATTCATTATTGATACTTTGATTAGCAGAGTAATAAGAGCCCCCTGCTAACAGGTCACGCTGTACTGCACGATAATCAGGTGATGCAACTTTTCCTCTGTAATATTCATATCCATAACCGTTTGTTGTGCTTGATTCATACTTGCGGTGACGAACTTCTGTACCAACTAATATATTAAAGGCATGTTCTGTTCCAATTGTAGGCTTCCAATTAAAGGAATTTCTGAAGGTATAGAAAGTACCCTGCGTCTCATTCATATACAATAAACCTCCACGTGGCATTACCGAAATCGGATATTGGTCGTCATCGTTCGGGTCATTATATAAGTATGGATTTGAGTTTCTGATATCATTGTTATCCATAGCTCTATAAGCCTGGGCTGTATTGGAAAGCTCAGTAACAATATGATCACTCGCAGCAGTAGTTAAACGACCTGATACTAATGAATTGAAATTCAGATTTTTTAATACTTTATATTCCAGATCACCCTGAACTTTGATTTCACGGGTTTTCATATTAAAAAAGTTATTCTGAAGCTCATGAATGATATTAAACGGAGCGTAATTACTTAAGTAATATTCTAAGTCACCCGTTTTATCATAAGGACGCATTGCACGGCTTGTACTCATTGCGTATGAATATGGGTTTAGATCATATTCACGGGATACAACGCCATTATCACTCGATGCATTGGCTGCACCAAATACTTTTTGATCACGAGAAGAACCAAATAATGTGGTGGTGATCTGTAACTTCTTATTTATATTATAATTGGCTTTAATATTACCTGTATAACGATTGGTATTTTGCCCTTCAGTTTGCCCGTTATCTTTATAGAATGACAATGAAGTATAATACTGAGCCTGATCATTACCTGACGAGAAGCTTAAACTATGCTCCTGAGTAATCGAATTATGAAACAATTCTTTAAACCAATCAGTATTCTGCATTTTATATTCGCGCATCAATTGGTTATAGCGATCATCAGTAATGTCTTTTCTCGCCCACTGCGTATAAAGCTTTCCGAAAGCTCCGTAAGAATTATTCATTGAAACCAGATTAATCTGATTTTTAGCATATAACTCTTCCGAAAACTCGAGCCGCTCTTTAGAATTCATTACATTGAAATCTAAGATCGAGGGAATCATCGACAGTGTCGTATTGTTACGGTAATTAATGCTTATGTCGCCCTTTTTACCTTTTTTAGTGGTAATTACGATCACACCATTTACCGCCTGTGTACCATACATGGCTGTTGCCGAAGCATCTTTCAGGAATTGAATATCTTCAATATCATTTGGGTTTAATCCACTGATGGCAGAACTTAACAGATTGTTAGCGTCACCACTATATAGCTGATTAGGATTTACATTAACAATATCGTCCAAAACAACACCATCTACTACCCAAAGAGGTTCTTTATTGCCAATAATTGATGAACTTCCACGGATACGGATCTTGGCCTTTGATCCGAATGTGCCTGAAGTGTTTTCTACCGAAACGCCGGCAACTTGCCCCTGAAGCATTTTCCCTACATCAGGCATTGCCAATTCTTTGATACGATCTGAACTGATTTTACCAACTGAACCTGTAAACGTGCGTTTGTTCATATTTTGGTAACCGGTTACAACAACATCCTTCAATTGTGTAACCTCTGTTGCTAACGATATATTAAATTCTGATTTTGAACCTATTGCAATTTCTTGTTTTTGAAACCCGGCCATTGAAAAAACAAGAGTTTTAGCGTCATCAGGAATACTTAACTGAAAAAGACCATTTCCGTCGGTTGAAACACCTACCGATGGTTTCTCTTTCAGAAACACACTTACACCAGGTAATGACTGTCCGTCATCTTTGCTGGTAACTTTACCCTTAATAATCCTGTTTACTGCATTCTTTTCAGTCTCATTTACAGTTATTGACGTTTCAGTACTACGTTTCAGCACAATCAGATTGTTTTGAACCGTGTACGATAAATGATAAGGACTTAACAAAGTAGTAAGCACTTGTTCTAATGGCTCGTCCTTTACATCAATGCTGACGGTTTTGGTTGAATTAATGTCATCAACACTGTAAAAAAAACTATACGATGAGTTTCTTTGAATCTTGTGTAAAGCAGTTTCTAAATCTGCGTTTTTAAGTTTTAAACTTATGTTTCCTGTTTGTGAGTACACATTTGCCGAAAGCTGCATTGTCGCAATCAGGATCAGCAAGAAGGATAGTTTCATTGTTCGAAATAAAAGTTTACTTCTTCCCGTGGAAGGGAAAAACCATTTTCGTTTTTTATTCATACTTTCGTATAGTTAAATAGTGTTAACAATGCGCATAAATCCCATTGACCGATGGGCATGCGTGTACTTAGCTCGAACGGAGAGTGTGACCGCACTTTCCGTTTTTTATTGCACGTTTATTTTATTCTGACTGATTCTGAATTTTACTTTCCCTGTATTTTCCAACACCTGAATTATTCGATCATAAGGCTCACTTTTGCTTATCGTTCCGTTAAACTCAAGCTTCTTTAAGCCTTCATTGGCAAAGTCTATTTCGAGACCGTACCAACGCGATATATCATTCATAATATCTTCTAAACGCTGGTGTTCGAATACGAACTTTCCTTCTTTCCAGGCGATTACCGGATTTATCTCAACTGCCTTCACATCTATTTGACCGCTAGATACATAATATGCAGATTGATAACCCGGTGACAACATTGCCGACTGAGATGCATCAGTAGTACTAACCACCTTTGCTTTACCACTAACCAATGTTGTAAGCACCTTTGAGTCTTTTTGATAAGACTTAATATTAAATGAAGTACCTAAATCTTCTACTGCAACCCCGTTAGTTTTTACAAGAAACGGTTGTTGGGCGTTATGCTTAACTTCAAAAAAAGCTTCGCCATCCAATGTTACTTCCCTGTTTTTTCCTGAGAATTCAACCGGATAGGTAAACGTTGTCCCTGCGTTTAACCAAACAATTGATCCGTCTGAAAGAACGATTTTAAAATCTCGTTGCGAAGGCACTACAATGGTGTGCATTTGAGTAGCATTCTCTCCTTCTTTCGCATAAACCAACTCCTGATCGTCACTTGTAGAAACGATAGTTCCATTATCTACCTTCTGAACTTCGTCCAGATTGATCTTCTTTCCTTCAGAAGTAAGAAGGATCACTCCATTGGGAGTTTTTGATACTGCCACGACACTCTCCTTTGGATTCTTCTGCTTACTTTTAAAATAAAAAACAACTCCAATCATTAAAGGAATAGCTAAAATGGCTACATATTTTTGCCATGAATACATTTTACGAATCGATTGACCGTCAATCTGGATACGTTCCATTAATTCATTTAAATGATATTCTGTTTCGAGAGCATCAGCCTGCTCGAGCCGTTTGTTCAGCCCCGCTTGCTGCATAAATTGTTGGTAGAACTTCTGATTCTCTGCATTGACAGATCGCCATTGTTCTAATTCCAACATTTCCTCGTCAGTAATTTCGCCCAACACTTTACGTGATAAAAGCTCACTTACCCGAAGATTTGTGAAAGTTTGGTTTGTCATTTCTTACTTTTATGGTCTTTACAGATACAAGACACTTAGGGATAAAAAACGGGTAGTATTTTTTTTAAATAAATTTCATCTTATCTTAACCCAACCAAACAATTAATCACCCTACGAAGGTTTTACCAAAATAAATTTTATGCTGTGTACTTGTAAATTTTAAATTTATAGTATCTTGGCGCCCTATTTTCTGCTCTCGAAATAGATGATCTTCCCGAAAGATCAGATCGACCAAAACAAAAAAAGTGTAATTAACAGCGTGAGCAGGAAAGAAGAGACAATTAATTTTAAGGAGATTTATAGAACGTATTTTAATTCATTAGTAAACTTTACCCAACGTTTTATTGGTGAGTATGATGCTTCTGTTGATATTGTTCAGGAAACTTTTATCAGTTTATGGAATAGAGGTGAAGAGTTAAGTGAGGTGGAATCAGTTAAATCCTTTTTATATACAACTGCCAGAAATAAATCACTTAATCACTTAAGGCATCTAAAGATTCGCGACAAGTACTATCAGGAGGAATTGTTAGAAAAAGAAAACAACGTTTTTTACGAACATTCTTTAATAGAAGAAGAAACTTATCGTTTGATTATTAAGGTTATCCAAGAAAACTTGAACGAACAATGCCAGAAGGTATTAAAGCTTAGCTTAAAAGGAGCCAAAAACCATGAGGTAGCTGATCTTCTTCACATCTCAGTTAACACCGTAAAATACCACAAAAAGAATGCTTACAAGGTGTTGAAATTAAAACTACAGGATATTTATCTATGGGGAGCTTTTATTTATTTGTTCACCCGATCATAGTTTCACAAAGAGACATAAAGCAAAAAGAGCTGTCCCGGTTAAACCGGGACAGCTCTTTTTGCTTTGTTTTCCTTTTTCAGAAATTACATTCTCTTGCGGCCTTGGTAGCTTTGCATACCAACTTTTTGCATACCCACCATGCCCATTTGTTGCTGCATCATTTTGATCTGCTCAGTCAACATTTTATTTTTATCAAGTTTCTTAGCTTCCGCTAATAAATTTTGGGCCTCACGCTTATTTCCTTTACTCATTGCAACTCCGGCTAAACTTAATTTTGCCATTGCAATATCATGATCCATTCGTAAACCGATAGCCAAGGCCTTCTTATAGTATTTTTCTGCCTGGAAAATGCTTTTCTGAGATTCACATGTTCCAACTAAAAAGTAATAATAAGCTTGCTGTCCTTTCAACAAAACAGATTCCGGATTTTTAATACGCTTTAAAAAATAATACGCTTTATCAAGATTGTTTTTTCTCAGATAGAAAAATGCGGCAACCATGTTCTCATTACGGAAAAACACTAAAACAAAAATCGCTGAGAATAAAATAGCCAAAAGGCCCCACGCAATCTGTCCGATAACAAAAAGATAAATTGCAAGAATAAACGCGATAACGCCTAAAGCTAAACGAGAATACTTTAACATGTATTAATAAGTTACTAAATTGTAAATCACCAGTTTTAAGTTGTACCCTAAAACGAGGTGCAAAATTAATAAAAAAACTAAAGTCCTTCAGTGTTTTGAAGGACTTAGTTAATATTTTGTTTATAAGCATTAAATAAAGCCTTATCCCTTAACTAACGGGACAAAAACTTGCTTAAAATATGTTAGGAAAACGAACCGGATCCACTTCACTCATCATCTCATAAACCGTTTCAACTACATCTTCAATATTAGGTTTTGAGAAATAGTCGCCATCCGAACCATAAGCCGGACGGTGTTCACGAGCGGTAAGTGTACGAGGTTCTGAATCTAAATAACGGAATCCTTTCTGCTCCTCAACCACTTTTTGCAACATAAATGCAGTAGCTCCTCCAGGCATATCTTCATCTAAGAATAATACGCGGTTGGTTTTCTTCAATGATTCAACAATTGAATGATCAATATCAAACGGCAGCAATGTTTGTACATCGATTAGTTCCACTGAAATACCTAATTCTGCTAACTGATGAACAGCTTCATCAGCCACACGAACACATGATCCGTAAGTAACCAATGTAAGATCTGAACCTTCACGCAGCACCTCTGGTTTACCTAATGAAACTGTGAATTCGCCAATATTAGCTGGTAACTTTTCTTTCAAACGGTAGCCATTTAAACATTCAATTACAATTGCAGGTTCATCAGCACGTAACAAAACGTTATACATACCCGCAGCTTGCATCATATTTCGAGGCACACACAAATGCATACCACGTATAGCATTAATCAATACACCGATTGGAGAACCTGCATGCCAGATTCCTTCTAAACGATGCCCACGTGAACGAATGATCAACGGCGCTTTTTGACCACGTTTAGTACGGTATGTTAACGACGAAAGATCATCTGCCAACGGCTGTAATCCGTAATAAATATAATCCAGGTACTGAATTTCAGCAATTGGACGTAAACCACGCATTGCCAATCCAATTCCCTGACCTACAATAGTAGCTTCACGAATACCGGTATCAAAAATGCGGTGCTCTCCAAATTTTTCCTGTAATCCGGCAAAACCCTGATTCACATCTCCGATCTTTCCTACGTCTTCGCCAAAAGCAACTAAACGAGGGTCACGAGAGAAATTAGCTTCAAAGCAAGCCTGTAATACTTCACGACCATCAACAGTTTTTGGCGTTTCAGGAAATTCGGCTTTAACCTCAACAATGTTTAACGGAGATTCGGCAGTATTGCTGAATAAATACGTATTGTATCGATCGTAATTTGCTTCTTTAGCCTCATTGAACCAATTGATCAATTTATCTCTACCCGAGATTTTTTCATTGCGAACAATGCGCAGTACACGACGCAATGCCGACAACACATCTTTACGTGATGGATCGATTGCAGATCGTAATGCATTTTTATAATACTTCACATCTGCCGAATATTGGCTTTGTGATTCAATTTCTTCGAAAATTGTCACTACTTCAGCAATCTCTTGCTTAATAGGTGCGTTAAATTCAGCCCAAGCTTGTTTTTGGATTTCACGTATGTAGCGTTTTGCTTCCTCTTCAATGCCATCTAACTCTTCATCGGTAGCAACTGCAGATTCCAGGATCCACTCACGCATTTTTTTAATACAGTCGTGATTAGCTTCCCACTCCAAACGCTCTTTACTTTTATACCGTTCATGCGAACCAGAGGTTGAGTGTCCCTGAGGCTGAGTAACTTCCTGCACATGCACCAACACCGGAATATGATGTGTACGGCACATCGAAGCCGCTGTTTCGTAAGCTTCAACCAGGCCAGCGTAATCCCAACCTTTTACGCGAATGATCTCAAAGCCTTCGCCTTTTTCATCGCGCTGAAATCCTTTTAATAATTCGGAAATATTTTGCTTTGTAGTCTGATATTTCTGGCTTACTGATATCCCATAACCATCATCCCAAACAGACATTAACATAGGTACTTGCAACACTCCCGCAGCATTTAACGCTTCAAAGAAATGTCCTTCTGAAGTACTTGCATCACCAATGGTTCCAAAAGCGATTTCGTTACCATTATTGGAGAAATGCGTCATGTACGACAACTCTTTGTTCTCGCGATATAGTTTTGAAGCCTGTGCCAAACCAACCAAACGAATCATCTGTCCTGCTGTACATGAAATATCAGCCGAAGAGTTTTTCATTTGGGTAAGATTGTTCCAGTTTCCATTGTCATCCAAACTGCGTGTTCCGAAGTGGCAAGTCATACCACGACCTGCTGTTGAGCTTTCAGCTTTTACATCGGCATGTGCGTATAACTGAGCAAAAAATTCCTTGATGGTGTACATACCTGCCGCAAAGTGGAAGGTTTGGTCACGATAGTATCCCGATCGAAAATCGCCTTCTTTGAAAACTTTCGCCATCGCAATTTGAGCAAGCTCTTTGCCATCACCAAAAATTCCGAATTTAGCTTTACCGGTAAGCACTTCTTTCCGGCCCAACAAACTTGCCTGACGACTCTCCTGAGCCAGTCTGTAGTCGGTGAGAACTTCGCGCTTAAACTCTTCAAAGCTAAGCTCCTTATTCTCTAATAAAGATGTAACCATGTGTTCTTTCTCGCTAATCATCATAAGGGTTAAATTGGAGGGCAAAAATAAGAAAAATCAACGGCTTAAAGTATAATGATCATCAGACCGCAATTTTTATCTTCTTTTAATGCCCTGATATGAATATAACGCGAATTATTTATTCTTCGCTTGTTGAATCTGCTATTTCCTCAAATTTCCTGCAGTTTAATTAATCATTTTTTTAAGTTATATTAGTAGATACAATTGCTATTCTTTCCTTTCTCCCGGTAAATTAAACAGCTATTGAAGATAAAAAGACTCACTAACGACAATTTTCACCATGTTTAAATGATTGCGAAATGTGCTTTTAATAAGTCGGAAATGCATTTTTGTGCATTTTCATAATTAAACTGTTACAATTATAAACCTGATACAATGCAACCATTTGCAAAAGACCAGCGTTTAAACATTAAAATACGTTGGTATTATATTTGAACATTTTTGTATAATTACGACGTTAATACAACTAAAGAGACAACAAAAAAATCGACAACATGAAAAAGTTATTATTGTTAGGTTTAATACTTTTTGCAGGTGCTAACCTTGCAAAAGCGCAGTCAGCAGAGTTTAAATTTGAGAAAGAAGTACATGACTTTGGTAAAATCAAAGAAGGCGTTGTAGCTACTTATGATTTCAAATTTACCAACGTAGGAGATGAGCCATTAATCATTACTAATGTTACTGCTCCTTGCGGATGTACAGTTCCTAAATGGACTAAAGAACCTGTAAAAAAAGGTGAAACAGGTATCGTTACTGTTTCTTACAATAGTGCAGGTCGTCCAATGCCATTTAACAAAAACGTAACTATTACTTCAAATACTAAAACACCTACAAAGGTGCTTTACATTAAAGGTGAAGTTGAACCAGCGACCAAACCTGCCGGAAAATAATTCCAGCATTTGGATTTCGTATTTAATATTAAAAAAATCCTCTGCGGTGCAGAGGATTTTTTATTTTTGGGGCAATGCCAAAAATATCATCCAAAGGGCTGCAAATGCCTGCCTCTCCCATTCGCAAATTGACACCTTATGCTGAGAAAGCTAAGCGTGATGGAAAAATTGTATACCATTTAAATATCGGACAACCCGATATCGAAACTCCCGCCGGAATGATCGATGCCATAAAAAACATCGATTTTAAAGTTTGGGCCTATACCCAATCTGAAGGAACTCCAGAATACCGTAAAAAACTTACAGAATATTATGTAAAAAATGGTTATTCCATCACTCCTGAAGACATTCTGGTTACAGACGGAGGCTCTGAGGCCCTTACGATCGCAATCAGCGCCTGTATGGATCATGGAGAAGAAGTAATTGTTCCTGAACCCTTTTATGCCAACTATAACGCGTTCACTTGTTTAGCAGATGTAGTGGTAAAACCTATTCGTTCAACGATTGAAACTGGTTTTGCCTTACCTCCTATCAGTGAGTTTGAGCGCATGATCACACCTAAGACCAAGGCCATATTGATCTGTAGTCCGAATAACCCTACCGGATATCTTTACTCACGTGAAGAATTGGAAGAGTTAAAACGATTAGTATTGAAATATGATCTGTTCCTAATTAGTGACGAAGCCTACCGTGAGTTTTGCTATGACGGAAAAAAATTCATCTCCCCTGGTCATTTAGAGGGTTTAGAAGATCATTTTATTATGATTGATACCGTTTCTAAACGCTATAGTGCATGCGGTGCTCGCTTAGGCGCTTTGGTAACCCGAAATAAAGAAGTGTTTGCCTCTGCTTTAAAGTATGCTCAGGCTAGATTGGCTCCTCCTGCGGTGGCTCAAATTGCAGCAACAGCGGCTGTTGACACCCCTCAATCGTATTTTGATGAGGTTATTAAGGAATATACTGAACGCCGTAATTTACTGGTTAGTTCATTAAATAAAATGGAAGGGGTTTATTGTCCTAACCCTGGTGGTGCATTCTATGCAGTAGTGCGCTTACCAATTGACGACAGTGACCGTTTTTGTGAGTGGATCCTCGACAAATTCTCTTATGAAAATCAAACGGTAATGATGGCACCTGCCACAGGATTTTATTCAACTGCCGGCGGAGGAAGAAATGAAGTTCGCATGGCTTACGTCATCAATCAGGAGCATCTCAAGAAAGCTATGATTTGTTTGGAAAAAGCACTATTGGAATATCCAGGTAGAATGTTAGATAATTTGAAAACAAACACTATACTTGCATCATAATTATCTATAAAATCTACTTATGAACTTTAAAAAAATCTTAGCTTTTTTGCCTATTGCATTGTGTTTATTAATTGTTTTCGGAGGTCTTTCAATGAGTGGTTGTAAACAGGATACTGTTTACGTAACCAAAATAGATACTCTTGTTTCCTATAAACTTC from Solitalea canadensis DSM 3403 encodes:
- a CDS encoding DUF1573 domain-containing protein, which produces MKKLLLLGLILFAGANLAKAQSAEFKFEKEVHDFGKIKEGVVATYDFKFTNVGDEPLIITNVTAPCGCTVPKWTKEPVKKGETGIVTVSYNSAGRPMPFNKNVTITSNTKTPTKVLYIKGEVEPATKPAGK
- a CDS encoding alpha-ketoacid dehydrogenase subunit alpha/beta; this translates as MMISEKEHMVTSLLENKELSFEEFKREVLTDYRLAQESRQASLLGRKEVLTGKAKFGIFGDGKELAQIAMAKVFKEGDFRSGYYRDQTFHFAAGMYTIKEFFAQLYAHADVKAESSTAGRGMTCHFGTRSLDDNGNWNNLTQMKNSSADISCTAGQMIRLVGLAQASKLYRENKELSYMTHFSNNGNEIAFGTIGDASTSEGHFFEALNAAGVLQVPMLMSVWDDGYGISVSQKYQTTKQNISELLKGFQRDEKGEGFEIIRVKGWDYAGLVEAYETAASMCRTHHIPVLVHVQEVTQPQGHSTSGSHERYKSKERLEWEANHDCIKKMREWILESAVATDEELDGIEEEAKRYIREIQKQAWAEFNAPIKQEIAEVVTIFEEIESQSQYSADVKYYKNALRSAIDPSRKDVLSALRRVLRIVRNEKISGRDKLINWFNEAKEANYDRYNTYLFSNTAESPLNIVEVKAEFPETPKTVDGREVLQACFEANFSRDPRLVAFGEDVGKIGDVNQGFAGLQEKFGEHRIFDTGIREATIVGQGIGLAMRGLRPIAEIQYLDYIYYGLQPLADDLSSLTYRTKRGQKAPLIIRSRGHRLEGIWHAGSPIGVLINAIRGMHLCVPRNMMQAAGMYNVLLRADEPAIVIECLNGYRLKEKLPANIGEFTVSLGKPEVLREGSDLTLVTYGSCVRVADEAVHQLAELGISVELIDVQTLLPFDIDHSIVESLKKTNRVLFLDEDMPGGATAFMLQKVVEEQKGFRYLDSEPRTLTAREHRPAYGSDGDYFSKPNIEDVVETVYEMMSEVDPVRFPNIF
- a CDS encoding FecR family protein — encoded protein: MTNQTFTNLRVSELLSRKVLGEITDEEMLELEQWRSVNAENQKFYQQFMQQAGLNKRLEQADALETEYHLNELMERIQIDGQSIRKMYSWQKYVAILAIPLMIGVVFYFKSKQKNPKESVVAVSKTPNGVILLTSEGKKINLDEVQKVDNGTIVSTSDDQELVYAKEGENATQMHTIVVPSQRDFKIVLSDGSIVWLNAGTTFTYPVEFSGKNREVTLDGEAFFEVKHNAQQPFLVKTNGVAVEDLGTSFNIKSYQKDSKVLTTLVSGKAKVVSTTDASQSAMLSPGYQSAYYVSSGQIDVKAVEINPVIAWKEGKFVFEHQRLEDIMNDISRWYGLEIDFANEGLKKLEFNGTISKSEPYDRIIQVLENTGKVKFRISQNKINVQ
- a CDS encoding RNA polymerase sigma-70 factor; translated protein: MSRKEETINFKEIYRTYFNSLVNFTQRFIGEYDASVDIVQETFISLWNRGEELSEVESVKSFLYTTARNKSLNHLRHLKIRDKYYQEELLEKENNVFYEHSLIEEETYRLIIKVIQENLNEQCQKVLKLSLKGAKNHEVADLLHISVNTVKYHKKNAYKVLKLKLQDIYLWGAFIYLFTRS
- a CDS encoding SusC/RagA family TonB-linked outer membrane protein, whose product is MKLSFLLILIATMQLSANVYSQTGNISLKLKNADLETALHKIQRNSSYSFFYSVDDINSTKTVSIDVKDEPLEQVLTTLLSPYHLSYTVQNNLIVLKRSTETSITVNETEKNAVNRIIKGKVTSKDDGQSLPGVSVFLKEKPSVGVSTDGNGLFQLSIPDDAKTLVFSMAGFQKQEIAIGSKSEFNISLATEVTQLKDVVVTGYQNMNKRTFTGSVGKISSDRIKELAMPDVGKMLQGQVAGVSVENTSGTFGSKAKIRIRGSSSIIGNKEPLWVVDGVVLDDIVNVNPNQLYSGDANNLLSSAISGLNPNDIEDIQFLKDASATAMYGTQAVNGVIVITTKKGKKGDISINYRNNTTLSMIPSILDFNVMNSKERLEFSEELYAKNQINLVSMNNSYGAFGKLYTQWARKDITDDRYNQLMREYKMQNTDWFKELFHNSITQEHSLSFSSGNDQAQYYTSLSFYKDNGQTEGQNTNRYTGNIKANYNINKKLQITTTLFGSSRDQKVFGAANASSDNGVVSREYDLNPYSYAMSTSRAMRPYDKTGDLEYYLSNYAPFNIIHELQNNFFNMKTREIKVQGDLEYKVLKNLNFNSLVSGRLTTAASDHIVTELSNTAQAYRAMDNNDIRNSNPYLYNDPNDDDQYPISVMPRGGLLYMNETQGTFYTFRNSFNWKPTIGTEHAFNILVGTEVRHRKYESSTTNGYGYEYYRGKVASPDYRAVQRDLLAGGSYYSANQSINNEFSWFVNSDYTLHDRYNFSASLRSDGSNKMGKSQRFKFFPTWQLSAAWNIDKENFLEQATWINLLKLRTSYGLRGNVNNIGSSEMLVYYGKTNRFDNEANESTLNIASPDNPDLKWEKEHAYNVGLDFGFFNRLTGTIEYYDRENFDLIGTVPSSYVTGYVQKVVNWASMRNSGFEVTLNYRASIVKDLSWNAIVTWGYNKNKVLDAYFNQTVMQATGDAGSAMIGRPLNGLYSFQFAGLSNEGLPTFYDKDGNVTTLINKYETSTGTLKYEGSRDPLGSGGITNSFKYKSLSLSVLFTYAYGNKIRLLPFYAPYYDDATALSKDLASRWTTPGDEQYTTIPRILDQETYDYWRLKNADPIANYNRSDIRVANGSFIRLKNISLSYALPSYVLKRIGVKSASLQALAQNIYVWADQKLKGQDPEALVSGTSVPLPKTVSLGLSVDF
- a CDS encoding tetratricopeptide repeat protein; translation: MLKYSRLALGVIAFILAIYLFVIGQIAWGLLAILFSAIFVLVFFRNENMVAAFFYLRKNNLDKAYYFLKRIKNPESVLLKGQQAYYYFLVGTCESQKSIFQAEKYYKKALAIGLRMDHDIAMAKLSLAGVAMSKGNKREAQNLLAEAKKLDKNKMLTEQIKMMQQQMGMVGMQKVGMQSYQGRKRM
- a CDS encoding pyridoxal phosphate-dependent aminotransferase: MPKISSKGLQMPASPIRKLTPYAEKAKRDGKIVYHLNIGQPDIETPAGMIDAIKNIDFKVWAYTQSEGTPEYRKKLTEYYVKNGYSITPEDILVTDGGSEALTIAISACMDHGEEVIVPEPFYANYNAFTCLADVVVKPIRSTIETGFALPPISEFERMITPKTKAILICSPNNPTGYLYSREELEELKRLVLKYDLFLISDEAYREFCYDGKKFISPGHLEGLEDHFIMIDTVSKRYSACGARLGALVTRNKEVFASALKYAQARLAPPAVAQIAATAAVDTPQSYFDEVIKEYTERRNLLVSSLNKMEGVYCPNPGGAFYAVVRLPIDDSDRFCEWILDKFSYENQTVMMAPATGFYSTAGGGRNEVRMAYVINQEHLKKAMICLEKALLEYPGRMLDNLKTNTILAS